DNA sequence from the Colletotrichum higginsianum IMI 349063 chromosome 10, whole genome shotgun sequence genome:
TCTTGTCATCAGTCCTTTTTGTTCTATTGTGCTTCGTATTTGGGTCGGCTATTCGAACACGTGTGATGTGTGGTGTTAGCCCGGGGGGAACCCAAAGCAAGCTTCTTTTTGTCTCGGCGGTGCTCTTCTGACACTCCCGCTCTGAGGCAAGGCACGCACCAGACAGATTAAGCCACGCAACTTATTTGTAGGCCTTTCTCTTAAGTATCTGGATGCCTTAAAACCGACCGAGGTAAGGTACCTAACTGCCTATGTaaacctacctacctacagGTGTGTGATAGATGCGCCTGACCCCTGTCAATCCATCTTATCTATCCATCCTGGGCTACCTTACCTTACTTGACTTGACCTGACCTAAAACgatagcagcagcagcagcacatgCTTTGATGCGCGTCATCCCGTCGCACTGCATAATTATATGTACCGGGCGCTctccctcttttcttttttggcGACTTCCCGCTGCTCTCGTGGTTTGTTTCTTTTCGGTCTTCTCGGAGGTGCTCATATCCTTCTAGAAACCTTGTACCGCCGACCTCGAACGATcccagcaccaccagcaccaccacccccccaCCACCCAACCACCGCGTCCTACCTTTTGCATCGACCCGTGATCTGTTCCCGTGAGCAGGACTTGGTAGACTCGGTGACCTTCTTTTTTCTAAATTCTTCTGGTTGTTCAAATCCCTCGTTGTGAGACTCTTGTTGTCTCGGCACAACAACAACCTTATCATCTGCCTTATACTCCCGAGAGAAGACACCGTGGGGTTCCCCCCGCCCCGGACTCTGCCGACGGCAACCGAACAACGGACAGAACATCAATTATCTTTGCCATCGCCTTGACGTCTACTATCCAACCGGGTCCGAGTTGCGATTGCTGACGACGACTAACGACAatacgaagaagaagaaaagaagaagaaaacgaaAGTAAAACGAAACAAAAGGCCCGTGGCTTCAACACATTCAACTGCCGCAAGATCGCAGCAGCACTCGCAGAGGCAGAGATGGGCGATATGATCCAGGACCTGCCCCCCGcggcctcttcttcttcttcttcgtctccttcttcctcatcaccGGCGACACGGCGGAACCAGCTCTTTCTCGGCACCTTTGTGCACTCCAAAACGAGGGAGGCGCTCGAGTATCTTCACGATGCCGCAGTGTGCGTCGACACGTCGGGTACCattgtcgccgtcgagacggGATACGACCTGGCAAGGGCtgaggccgagctgctccCCCGCCTAGGGTGGGAGATCGGCCATGTCGAGGTCAATGTGGGGAGGGACGGCCAGTTCTTCTTTCCTGGCTTTATCGGTACGTTGCTCATGCTTTCTTTCTTATTCTCCCGTCCATGTTGGTCCAGCGTATCATCTCGGGGCCGCCTGGGGCCGGGCGAGTGCAGACACGGGGGCGTAGCTATGGAACACGACAAGCATGAGGCACCTTCGCCGCGAGACATTGCCACGCCATCTTGACGCTAACATCAATCAACCTACGCCGACAGACACCCACGTCCACGCCTCGCAGTACCCCAACGTCGGCATCTTTGGCAAATCCACCCTGCTCGACTGGCTCAACACCTACACGTTCCCCCTCGAGTCGAGCCTCAAGGACCTCGCCAAGGCGAGGCGCGTCTATACCGCCTGCGTGCGCCGCACCCTCGCCCacggcaccaccacctcggCCTACTTCGCCAccatcgacgtcgacgccacGAACCTGCTGGCCGACATCTGCCTGGCCCTCGGCCAGCGCGCTTTCGTCGGCCGCGTGTGCATGGACCGTGACGGCCTGTGTCCCGACTACTACCGCGACGAGTCGCCCGCGGACTCGCTGCGGAAGACGAGGCAGACGGTCGACCACATACGCTCCATCGACCCGGCCTCTGACATCGTCACCCCCATCCTGACGCCGCGCTTCGCCCCGGCCTGCTCGCGCGAGGCCATGAAGGGCCTGGCCGACATgcaggaggagctcggcctgcttgCGCAGACGCACGTCTCGGAGAACGAGGGCGAGATCGAGCTTGTGCAGCAGCTCTACCCGGAGAGCGAGAGCTACACCGACGTCTACGACGCCCAGGGCCTGCTGAGCGAGCGCATGATCCTCGCCCACGCCATCCACCTgtcggagaaggaggcccgcaccatcgccgaccgcggCGCAAAGGTCTCGCACTGCCcctgcagcaacagcagcatcacGAGTGGCGCCGCTCAGGTGCGCTGGCTGTGGGACATGggcatcgacgtcggcctcggcaccgACATGAGCGGCGGCTACAGCCCTAgcatcctcgacgccgcgcggCAGGCCGCCCTCGTGTCGCGGCACGTCGCCATGGGGCTGCGCGGCCacgagagggagagggccAAGCTgacggtcgaggaggtgCTGTACCTCGCCACGAGAGGCGGCGCCCGCGTCGTCGGGCTGCGGGACAGGGTCGGCGGGTTCGAGGTCGGCATGCAGTGGGACGCGCAGCTGGTCGGCCTgccgctcgtcgacgaggacggcgggcagggcgacggcggcggcaacgtcgaCGTCTTTGGGTGGGAGAGCTGGGAGGACCGGGTGGCCAAGTGGCTTT
Encoded proteins:
- a CDS encoding Guanine deaminase, whose product is MGDMIQDLPPAASSSSSSSPSSSSPATRRNQLFLGTFVHSKTREALEYLHDAAVCVDTSGTIVAVETGYDLARAEAELLPRLGWEIGHVEVNVGRDGQFFFPGFIDTHVHASQYPNVGIFGKSTLLDWLNTYTFPLESSLKDLAKARRVYTACVRRTLAHGTTTSAYFATIDVDATNLLADICLALGQRAFVGRVCMDRDGLCPDYYRDESPADSLRKTRQTVDHIRSIDPASDIVTPILTPRFAPACSREAMKGLADMQEELGLLAQTHVSENEGEIELVQQLYPESESYTDVYDAQGLLSERMILAHAIHLSEKEARTIADRGAKVSHCPCSNSSITSGAAQVRWLWDMGIDVGLGTDMSGGYSPSILDAARQAALVSRHVAMGLRGHERERAKLTVEEVLYLATRGGARVVGLRDRVGGFEVGMQWDAQLVGLPLVDEDGGQGDGGGNVDVFGWESWEDRVAKWLYNGDDRNTKMVWVKGRLVHSAR